A region from the Sorex araneus isolate mSorAra2 chromosome 6, mSorAra2.pri, whole genome shotgun sequence genome encodes:
- the ECSCR gene encoding endothelial cell-specific chemotaxis regulator isoform X1 — protein MGTIGATRLCGVILGFLLLPGLSSQPTTVQPSSSQGSLGNSSLTLESTSTNAGVSSSSEPASPRPLASTATPASGRNPQLLTTSSKAEAPWSSTVDGPTLSLLTVTQTQPQRHTPALDTSQGVTPRSVTTSLRTSEDMAVLPSPTSETVLTVAAFGVISFIAILVVVVIVLVSVVSLRFKCRKNKEPEDARKPGSSGLSESCSTANAEKDSITLLSMKNINMNNSVGGLSAEKVL, from the exons ATGGGCACCATTGGGGCCACGCGGCTGTGCGGGGTGATCctgggcttcctcctcctcccag GCCTCAGCTCCCAGCCCACCACGGTGCAGCCATCCAGCTCTCAGG GAAGCCTCGGCAATTCCAGTTTGACCTTAGAGTCAACTTCCACCAACGCAG GAGTCAGCTCCTCCTCAGAGCCTGCCAGCCCAAGGCCCCTGGCCAGCACTGCGACCCCAG CCTCCGGGAGGAACCCGCAGCTGCTCACGACATCCAGCAAAGCTGAGGCTCCGTGGTCAAGCACCGTGGACGGTCCCACCTTGTCCTTGCTGACTGTCACTCAGACCCAGCCACAGAGGCACACACCAGCACTGG ACACTTCtcaaggggtcactcccagaTCAGTTACCACCAGCCTACGGACAAGCGAAGACATGGCCGTCCTGCCCAGCCCGACCTCAGAAACGGTGCTTACTGTGGCTGCATTTg GTGTCATCAGCTTCATTGCcatcctggtggtggtggtgatcgTCCTGGTCAGTGTGGTCAGCCTGAGGTTCAAGTGTCGGAAGAATAAGGAGCCTGAAG ATGCCCGGAAGCCAGGGAGCTCAGGGCTGTCTGAAAG CTGCTCCACAGCCAATGCAGAGAAAGACAGCATCACCCTCCTCTCCATGAAGAATATCAACATGAACAACAGCGTGGGAGGACTCTCCGCGGAGAAG GTTCTTTAA
- the ECSCR gene encoding endothelial cell-specific chemotaxis regulator isoform X2, protein MGTIGATRLCGVILGFLLLPGLSSQPTTVQPSSSQGSLGNSSLTLESTSTNAGVSSSSEPASPRPLASTATPAASGRNPQLLTTSSKAEAPWSSTVDGPTLSLLTVTQTQPQRHTPALDTSQGVTPRSVTTSLRTSEDMAVLPSPTSETVLTVAAFGVISFIAILVVVVIVLVSVVSLRFKCRKNKEPEDARKPGSSGLSESCSTANAEKDSITLLSMKNINMNNSVGGLSAEKVL, encoded by the exons ATGGGCACCATTGGGGCCACGCGGCTGTGCGGGGTGATCctgggcttcctcctcctcccag GCCTCAGCTCCCAGCCCACCACGGTGCAGCCATCCAGCTCTCAGG GAAGCCTCGGCAATTCCAGTTTGACCTTAGAGTCAACTTCCACCAACGCAG GAGTCAGCTCCTCCTCAGAGCCTGCCAGCCCAAGGCCCCTGGCCAGCACTGCGACCCCAG CAGCCTCCGGGAGGAACCCGCAGCTGCTCACGACATCCAGCAAAGCTGAGGCTCCGTGGTCAAGCACCGTGGACGGTCCCACCTTGTCCTTGCTGACTGTCACTCAGACCCAGCCACAGAGGCACACACCAGCACTGG ACACTTCtcaaggggtcactcccagaTCAGTTACCACCAGCCTACGGACAAGCGAAGACATGGCCGTCCTGCCCAGCCCGACCTCAGAAACGGTGCTTACTGTGGCTGCATTTg GTGTCATCAGCTTCATTGCcatcctggtggtggtggtgatcgTCCTGGTCAGTGTGGTCAGCCTGAGGTTCAAGTGTCGGAAGAATAAGGAGCCTGAAG ATGCCCGGAAGCCAGGGAGCTCAGGGCTGTCTGAAAG CTGCTCCACAGCCAATGCAGAGAAAGACAGCATCACCCTCCTCTCCATGAAGAATATCAACATGAACAACAGCGTGGGAGGACTCTCCGCGGAGAAG GTTCTTTAA